The DNA segment AAGTTGATGTTACCTCTCACAAAGAACTTGGAGCCATTTATAGAACAACTATTTGCATCAAAACAACCTCAAAAAGGGTTAAATGGTAAGGCACTTTGACAAATTTCCTGTGGACTGCTCAACAAATGGCCCATTGACCAACAAAAGGTTTTCCTAAAGAAATATGACACATACACATACTCAATTGTATAAGGATCTAGCTTGAGCTTATTTATTAAACTGGTGTCTGGATCAATATATGGTATGTTGTCACATTTGAAAAGTGGATAGGGGATGAGAGCAATTCAAGTATCACATTCTCATTTCTCACAGTGTTTCATTTTTCAGTCTAATGTTTTAATGTTTATGCACTCATATAGCGACCGTCACAACTCACAACCACTAACCAATCACTACACTATTTTAAATAAACCATTATTTTAAAAATGTTGTAATACCATATAGAGGTGCACACAAAACCTGAACCCGCACTTGAACCCGAAAAAAAAAAACCCAGACCCGGATATTAAAAAACCGGGTTTTTTAACCCGACCCTAGCTGTATGGTAGGGTCCGAGTATGCATATTCTCATCAGTACCTGAACCCAGGGTTTTTTGTATACCCATACCCGGGTTTTAGGAATGGCCGTACCCGGGTTTTACGAATGCCCGATAGTATTTTAGGAATGTATGCACTTTGATTATTCTAGTTCCTAGTAACATGTAATCTTGTTAAATTAAAGTTCATGTTATAAACCAAAAAATGAagttggaaaaaaaaaactacaaagtTTATATTTATACCCAACCGGGTTTTTTTAATACCCGCCCATGTTTTTTTCATACCCGAACCCGGAAATATGGTATTCTAATTTCTGGGTATAGAAAGCCCGAACCCGGACACATAGGGTATGGATTTTCTGGCTAATACCCAGACCCAAACCCGACCCGAGTATTGAAAATACCCAAAAATTCAAAACCCAGGCATACCTATACCTAGGTATATACCTGAACCCAGATATTAAAAATCCCGCCAACATGGGTATAGCCCAGTTGATCAGGGAAGTTTTCCGTAAGGTTTCTCTTCTGGGGAGATCCCAGGTTCGACTCTTGCTGTGTACATATTAGGATTTCAGTATAGAGTTGAGACTAGACAGGATTTAAGAGCTTGTCTCGCCCTATAGGGTAGTGGGTCCTTTGGCCCCTACAAttgctgttaaaaaaaatattaaaagaacCCGGCTTGTGAAGTCTATGGATAAAACCTTATGGGCTTTTTGTTGGTGAAAGCCCAAGTCTACAAACTGGCCATGAGTTGCGGGTCCACATATCCATACACGTGTGACCATTGGTCATCTTCTTGTTGTTTAATCTCTGCAATTCTAACTCTGTTCATTCATTGTTCATCAGCATCCATGGCTTTCACCATTGCTTCCACCTCCCATTCATCCCTCCCTACCAGGttcttaccccccccccccctccccttccccaaataatataataaaatactaATCTGAAACAAACATTCATTTATTTATGACAGGGGAGAATTCACCAGGAAAGTAGCTTTTGGTGAGATAAGTTGTACTCCAAGGTACATATTGAGAAGCATAAATAATGTACAGAAGCTGAAAGCAGCTAAAGAAGGAGTATCAAGTGTCTGTGAACCACTTCCTGCTGATAGACCAGTATGGTTCCCAGGAACCTCACCTCCTCAATGGCTTGATGGCAGgtcaattcttcttcttcttattattTTGTTATCTGTTTTTTCTTCATACATAATTAAGATATAATATTGAGTAACTAATTCTCATTTTCTTGATTAATATTAGCCTCCCTGGAGATTTTGGCTTTGACCCACTCGGATTAGGTACGCAAATTTGATGCGCGAAAATTACCAAAGCGGTGATTCTATTTAcacccattttttttttttttactatttacaCCAAATGATGTGATATTAATAGATTTagattttgttttttcttttataacttcCGATATACAATGTTTTATTAAAAAACGAATATGGTTTTGTGAtctgcttatttttatctacgttttgatatacattttattaaaaaaaaacggAATATAAAATTTTATGACGacttataaaacgttatattgaTACGACTCcgttttttataaaatttatatcaaaatatagataaaaataagcacatcGTAAAACCATGTTcattttttaataaaacattatatatcgaaatttataaaagaaaaacacaaaTTTGAATTTATTAATGTCATATCAGTTGgtgtaaataaaaaaaagttgaatTTTAAATATAGGACCGTTACCAAAGTAGTTAAGTTTGACTCTTTTTCGTCAAAATAGGCATTAACTTTTAGCCCGCTAAAAAAGTAAATTATATCCAAAAGTAGTCGATTAGAAAACGAGGGTCAGCATTTAGCTAGTAAAAAAACTTGGAAGGTGTTATGGGTCCACGAAAACATCCGATCAAAAGATACACATGTCAAGAGCCGGCTAAAGTTTAGCCAGCTACTTTTATGATTTAGCCGGTTCTTACATtgtggcttttttttttttttaattatttgctCTTATTTTTAAAGGATATTGGCAAAAATGTCTTTTTTGGTGATTTTTCCAAACTTAATAAGTTTTATTCATTTTTAGTAGATCTTCATTGTAATTAAATAAAGATTGTGTGACCAGGATCCGACCCAGAATTACTCAAGTGGTTTGCTCAAGCTGAATTGATGCACAGCAGATGGGCAATGCTTGCGGTTGCTGGAATTCTGATCCCCGAATGGCTCGAAAGCTTGGGCTTTATCGACAACTTCTCATGGTACGAAGCGGGCTCTAGAGAATACTTTGCTGACCCAACCACTTTATTCGTGGTGCAGTTAGCCTTGATGGGTTGGGTGGAGGGTCGAAGATGGGCCGACATGCTCAACCCAGGGTGCGTTGACATCGAGCCTAATTTTCCCAACAAGAAGAAGCCAAAACCCGATGTTGGGTACCCAGGTGGATTGTGGTTCGACCCGTTTATGTGGGGGAGAGGGTCTCCAGAACCAGTGATGGTTTTGAGGACCAAAGAAATAAAGAACGGGCGGTTAGCCATGTTGGCCTTTTTGGGTTTTGTGTTCCAAGCCGTCTACACCGGGCAAGGCCCCCTGGAGAACCTATCGGCTCACCTTGCGGATCCGGGTCATGTTAACATTTTCTCGGTAGATACATTTGATTGTGTTTTCTTagactacatggtatggtgatggaccatccttggaggatgatccgccacgtaggcgacacatcatagtcctcccaaggatggatcatcctccaaaactagggggcatgggaggatggtcctagtcatcatcctccaccacttttatattttttttttattttttttaatcttcaactttttttaaacatttaacaaataaagtaataaaatattttaattaatattataaaacattacataaacataaaagaaattgaagaaatggaagaaacgggtgaagccatgataatttttttgcgagagatggggtggtaacgggtaaaaaatggtacaaaatatgatgactttttataaaaagggaagagtggtttataaaatgtgagagagatggggtggtagtgggtgaaaagttgtgaaaattGGGGTTAAAGatgtgagtatttataaaaatggaagtgaaaTGGGTGTATTTTTAAATTATAGCCGTtgggaattttttttttattaatttcaaACGGTCAAATGTTGGGGGGCCCACCATATTCGCATCGTCGCCAACGTCTAGAGTCAGACGGAGAGGACGGGGACGGtagggggcggcacggtgtttggaccgtcgccgacccgcgacgggccggggccgaccccataccgtgtagccttacTTTAGAAATACTCTATGTGAGTTGATGTTTGTAGTTGCTAATTAATTAATTTTCTGTATGTTTTCAGGCCTTTAGCTCTCAAATTCAGTGATGGATGGATGCTTTGGTTACAAGTCTTCATGATCTTTAAATCATAGTTGTTATGAACTTTTATGAGCACATGTATTCATCCGATGTATCATAATGTAATGTTATTTTAAATCTCAATTTTATAAAATACTCAATTTAAATACAATTCATTTACTTTATAAAATCTTAGGGAAGAATTTTGCTACGCATTAAATAACATTGGGACACAGAATGAAAGTATTTTATTTGAATTTGGTGGGTAAATAAACTAAAGCGACCAGGGATAGGTTTTAAATAAACCATAAGAACGCAAAGAATGGACATTCAATTAGTTAAGTTAACTGAGTTTGCTTCAGGGACTCTAAATGTAGCGCTTTTTATAATTTAGGGATGCAAGTTTCCAAAATCTCATTGTGGGGACTCAGCGTGACTCCGCCAGATAAGCCCAGGGACACAAATTGCATTTTACTCATAAATTTGTTAGATTAAGTTCTTGCTCATTATCGGATGCATACAAGATGTAACTTGTCGAATTCTGGAAGAAAATTGGGCTCGTATACAAATGCCTTTATTGTGCATGATCAGTGCACAAGTTCCTTAGAGGCGTTGTAGCCTTGCAATACCACCATTGTAAGCCTACGAAGGTCAATTAATGTGACACCCCACCCTTTTAAGATGGGCCCATTAGGTGGGGTATCGATTGTGACGAGACCGTGTAACAATTTTACATCGCGACGGAAGCGGGGGAATTACATATTACAAGAATATTTCAAACAAACTTGTAAAATGCTTTCAAATAATATCCCAGTTAATGAAGACAATGCTCGAGCGTTTTATAAATAGTAAATAACAAAATCTTACATTATAGGTCTTCAACTGAGGGTTGCAAACCCTTGGACTCTGGGCCGAACCACCATGCCTACTTTGATGCGTCATACTTGTTAGTCAATCTTTAAAATACGTCAGCTTTCGCTGGTAGATACAGTTGACTGACACAAtttataaaacattttaaaaaatGTGGGAATTGTATTTTGATTAACATATTTACATGATTGGTACATTCGGGTTTGATCAGATTACACATCTCATATCTACACCTCACATTTTATGACCATAGTATTAATGTATACACAGGTATCGGGGTATGTGTAATTAACCCCCAAATGTCATATGTTTAACAAGCAATACTAAATTAAATCAAATTACCACACGTTGTGCATTAAACTATATAAGTGGTACAATATCCAAGGGGTTTTCATACGCATTCCAGGTTTAATAaaacaagttaaaagtatttacttgCTATTTTATGGGGTAATCAAACGTACTaaacaagttaaaagtatttacgtTTTCAATCAGGCAAAATGTTTGTTTATAATCGTACGATTGAAAAACATTGTACATTATGGTTACATAAACCATCGATTCTGATTTGGAAGAGTTTAGGACCATTACGGGTCATTTTGACCGTTAAACAGTCTTAACGACTCGTGTCTCGTATACGCGGGTTTTAGACGGAATTGGGTCCGTTATGGGATGAACCCGAAGGGAATCCAATGAATAGAGTTTA comes from the Helianthus annuus cultivar XRQ/B chromosome 4, HanXRQr2.0-SUNRISE, whole genome shotgun sequence genome and includes:
- the LOC110938044 gene encoding photosystem I chlorophyll a/b-binding protein 6, chloroplastic, which gives rise to MSCGSTYPYTCDHWSSSCCLISAILTLFIHCSSASMAFTIASTSHSSLPTRGEFTRKVAFGEISCTPRYILRSINNVQKLKAAKEGVSSVCEPLPADRPVWFPGTSPPQWLDGSLPGDFGFDPLGLGSDPELLKWFAQAELMHSRWAMLAVAGILIPEWLESLGFIDNFSWYEAGSREYFADPTTLFVVQLALMGWVEGRRWADMLNPGCVDIEPNFPNKKKPKPDVGYPGGLWFDPFMWGRGSPEPVMVLRTKEIKNGRLAMLAFLGFVFQAVYTGQGPLENLSAHLADPGHVNIFSAFSSQIQ